The sequence below is a genomic window from Theobroma cacao cultivar B97-61/B2 chromosome 6, Criollo_cocoa_genome_V2, whole genome shotgun sequence.
GTCAAATTTTTTAGCAGAAACAAAATTCACATTGTAGTTAAAAGACATGGACTGGTTGCAGTAATTTACTAATTGAGGTGTCAAGTAACTGGCAGTGGGAGCATTGGAAGTACATGTGATAAGCTGACTGACTGAAGAACTTGTCAAACTATATATGTGCAAATGGTTTCTTGAGAGAAATGAAAGTTGTTGGAATACAAACTCGAAATATCAGACATTGATTACATTTTCTCAAAGCTTAGAAAGCAAAATCAAATGTTCATACACATGCTTTAAATCTTCgccttttccttctctttctttctttcttgccCCATTGGAGATGGTTCTATTTGTCGTTTGTTGCCAATTTTCTTCATGTAATTACATAGTCAAGATTGGTTTAGTGGAAGGGAATCACTAGGAATCCGGGGCTTTAATCCATTTGCCAACATTAGCTTTTGGAAAAAGTACAACCGCCCTTTACATTTAAAATCTAGTACAATTCggattaatttgttttaaattgtGCAACAATGTTGTTACGGTAGTACAAAATTCTTTACAGTCCCTGTTAAAACAACAACTTcgctgtttttcttttccaaggAGCAAGAGCCTAAGAGGGGAAGGCAAAGGCAGGGAGCCAGGGACCAATACTACATATAAGTTAAATAGGGCAGCTGCTCTGTGAGGCTGAGAAGACTCAGAAGTGAAAGTTGAAGACTCCACAGGCTTCTTTGTCAGCACAGAAAGCGAagcttctctttttcttcattattacCTCAACTCAATTTTTGCAAACTTACTCGctcatttatttcttttctcattcttctctTGACCCTTCTCTCAATTCCAACATATTGCATATAAAAAAGGCGAAATTTTCAAGGGAGGAAGgaaggaaggaagaagaagaaaaaaaaaaaaaaggaaaaacaagagagACTTGATATGGAGTACTTTGATCTTGAGGACCCATTCACAAGCTTGAAAGAACACCAATCTGATACAATCTCAGCTCTTTTCTCCTCAGAATCTGACCACATGCCTTCTCAGAACTACCTTCAATGTTTAAAGACCAGTGACTTCTATGTTTCTTTCCGACAGGAAGCCATTTCTCTCATTTTGCAGGTACCCCATATCTGCACTAACTTGGTactgttctttttctttcatattgTTTACTGTTcttgtcttttatttttcttgtattttgtTGTAAGCTTGTTTTAGTTGGTCAGGCACAGTATTCTTGTAACCTTGATCCTTACACGCCATACCTGGCTGTTAACTACATGGATCGGTTCATCTCCAGGCAGGATATCCCGGTATAGTCAAAGCTACATGTTGTCTCTTTTATCTTTACAGTTAATGAATTTCTCCTTAATGTGGAGTTTTACTGTCTTGGTTGCAACTTTGATTGATGAGAAGTTGATTGAAAGTAGagaaaaacttgaaaataagATGCAGAGAGTTCAAATAGAGGATTCTTTGATGCATTGAAACAACTTTAACGAAACATCTAATTCATCTTGAATTTTGTAGCAAGGCAATCCATGGGTTCTGAGGCTTCTTGTGATAGCTTGCATTTCTTTGGCTGCAAAGATGAAGGAAATACAtttctcttcctctaattTCCAGgtaaaaaaatctcatttttggATTAATAATGTTCTACTTTCATCTCCTTAATTTGTTTACCCTCATCTAAGACTATACGATAAATGAAACAGAGAGAAGAAGGGTTCATCTTCGATGCCCCAGCTATTCAAAGGATGGAGCTTCTGATTCTTGATGCTTTGAATTGGCGAATGAGATCAGTAACACCCTTCTCATTTATctgtttcttcatttctttgttCGAACTGAAAGACCCACCTTTGACACAAGCACTAAAAGATAGAGCCTCAAACATAATCTTCCAAGCTCACGGTGGTAACTAAATAGAACGTGAATCATTTCTGTTTACGTCTTTATCTCGAAAACAGCTTAAACCCTTACGAGGAAACTCTGTTTTTCGTTACAGAAATCAATCTGTTAGAGTTCAAACCATCAGTCCTTGCAGCATCAGCTCTTCTTTTGGCATCTCATGAGCTATCCCCATTACAGTTTCCGTCTGTGGAAACCTCAATTTTGTCTTGTGAATACGTGAATAAAGTAAGCAACTCTCGCTTCCTTTCATTTTGAATGCCTTAAATTTTGgtcaatttttcttgttattttgcaTTGATGAATGAGGTCTAATGATATGACAGGAGAGCCTGTTAAAATGCTTTAATGCAACGCAGGACATGGTGGTTAACCAAATCAGCGAATCGATTGTAGATACGGTGTCAAGCTCGAGTACAAGAACCCCATTAAGTGTATTGGACTGCCACTGCACCAAAGCAGAAAGTGAGAGTACCACTAGCACCATGGCTGCCACTGCAATGgcagaaaagagagaaatcaaGCGTCGaaaattgaatgatttttgCAGCGAAAGCACTAGGGTACAGATTTCTCAGATTCAACCATTTGGATAAGATTCAGCTAGATTTTTCACTACCCGATTGTCctaaaggtaaaaaaaagagaaagtcaTGAATGGCTTTGATTAGTAGCTCAAGAGAGAGATGGCACAAAATCACCCAGGCATCCTTCCTCCTTTTCTTCCCCTTTCTTTGTCtaagaaacttttgaaaaagagaataaaagaatgataaaaaaaaaagagatgagAGAAATTAGATTATTCCACTTCACTTAGTAAGTGTAAGCAGGGGCCAGCTGTTGGAGGAAGGGACATGAAGGACAAAAGACATGGCTTCAAATGTCAAAATAGTACTTGTCTTGTGTTAATGTTGTGTTGTTTTGTAGCAGATAGGGAATGGCAAATGCCTCATTcaataagatattttaatgtaaactTTCAGAATAAGAACATGGTTTTCTTGGAAAAAAGCACAGTTGGGAGGTTCCCATTTCTCATGTCAACGTATAGATATTGTAGAAATTTAccaacgaaaatgagattggCGGGAAAGAAATGTACCCCCCCTCCCCtccctcctcctcctcctcctcctcctcctcctcctacATAACAAATTACAAAGAATTTGTGGGGATAAGAGAGAGAGTGGGGCAACGGTCAAGGCACGTTGCTTTCTCAAAAGATTTTGTTATCTTTGTCGAGAAACTACACCAATTTAAGTGCTTGAAAGCAACCAGAGAGGGGAGGGGGAGAGAAATACAACTATATCTTATCTTTGTGGGTTCTTGAGGGATTGAGAAGCACAAGACTTGAGTGggtttttcttaaaatttatgttttgtacAAAGCACAAGGACCAATCAGCTTAAAATTATGAGGtttgttttcttgtttctcaATTGGGGAAAGATGTTTTGTTGTAGAATTGAATTCTTTTTggaaaatattccatttttttttcttttggtttttgttttctatttattgATAGATTGGACAAAGGCTTTCGATGGTCCTGAAATGAATCTTTGGGTCCACTTCTGGAGGTAATGTGTCAAAAAATTTGACTTCTGTAAGCTGGAAAACATTCGTTCTATTTCAGGGACCACTGGGCTATACCTTAGATAGTCCAAGCATGCAAGCCCAAATTGCATGTCCAGCTATTTATTCCCTGTATAAAGTTCTTTCTGCCATTTCCTGTACTTTCACAATATTTCTGGAGTTTGTTTTTATCCTATGAGAAATGCAGATTTCACCcaaaaattagaaagaaaaactaaagGAAGTGACTGGTAAAAATTCCCTTTAATCCTATTGCCCTCTCTTCATATATTTTAAGCTGCAATCTTTGTTGGAGTTAATAAGTACATGAAAAGGAGCTAGCCACTAGCCCAATGCCACTAGTCTACACTTGCAGAACCATGCACCATTATTTATGAACGCttactaaaattaaagagTGGCATGGAGATTGTTAACCTGCATACATGTTTTCTTTCACCAAAAAATTAAGCCAAAGATCATTGCAGGAATTACCCTGATACATGCTCTCTTGGAACCACAACAGCTGAGAGCTGGTTGCAGAAATTCCTGGCTCTGCATAAATGGCCCCATAATTTTCTGCTGTGGATGATCCTTCTGAAGTGAATTGCTGCTCCAATATGCTTTGGAGTTCTCCAAATGTTTCGGATGAAACAAGGGTGTCTTCAGTTGTTTGGTTCTTGTCGATTTCGGCTGCAGGGTCGGAGCCTGATGAAGGTAAACTGTCAGTCGAAAATTGTTGGGAGAGCTGGATTGCACTTGA
It includes:
- the LOC18596985 gene encoding putative cyclin-D6-1 isoform X5 — translated: MEYFDLEDPFTSLKEHQSDTISALFSSESDHMPSQNYLQCLKTSDFYVSFRQEAISLILQQGNPWVLRLLVIACISLAAKMKEIHFSSSNFQREEGFIFDAPAIQRMELLILDALNWRMRSVTPFSFICFFISLFELKDPPLTQALKDRASNIIFQAHGEINLLEFKPSVLAASALLLASHELSPLQFPSVETSILSCEYVNKESLLKCFNATQDMVVNQISESIVDTVSSSSTRTPLSVLDCHCTKAESESTTSTMAATAMAEKREIKRRKLNDFCSESTRVQISQIQPFG
- the LOC18596985 gene encoding putative cyclin-D6-1 isoform X3 codes for the protein MEYFDLEDPFTSLKEHQSDTISALFSSESDHMPSQNYLQCLKTSDFYVSFRQEAISLILQAQYSCNLDPYTPYLAVNYMDRFISRQDIPQGNPWVLRLLVIACISLAAKMKEIHFSSSNFQREEGFIFDAPAIQRMELLILDALNWRMRSVTPFSFICFFISLFELKDPPLTQALKDRASNIIFQAHGEINLLEFKPSVLAASALLLASHELSPLQFPSVETSILSCEYVNKESLLKCFNATQDMVVNQISESIVDTVSSSSTRTPLSVLDCHCTKAESESTTSTMAATAMAEKREIKRRKLNDFCSESTRVQISQIQPFG
- the LOC18596985 gene encoding putative cyclin-D6-1 isoform X1, which gives rise to MEYFDLEDPFTSLKEHQSDTISALFSSESDHMPSQNYLQCLKTSDFYVSFRQEAISLILQLVLVGQAQYSCNLDPYTPYLAVNYMDRFISRQDIPQGNPWVLRLLVIACISLAAKMKEIHFSSSNFQREEGFIFDAPAIQRMELLILDALNWRMRSVTPFSFICFFISLFELKDPPLTQALKDRASNIIFQAHGEINLLEFKPSVLAASALLLASHELSPLQFPSVETSILSCEYVNKESLLKCFNATQDMVVNQISESIVDTVSSSSTRTPLSVLDCHCTKAESESTTSTMAATAMAEKREIKRRKLNDFCSESTRVQISQIQPFG
- the LOC18596985 gene encoding putative cyclin-D6-1 isoform X4; its protein translation is MEYFDLEDPFTSLKEHQSDTISALFSSESDHMPSQNYLQCLKTSDFYVSFRQEAISLILQAQYSCNLDPYTPYLAVNYMDRFISRQDIPQGNPWVLRLLVIACISLAAKMKEIHFSSSNFQREEGFIFDAPAIQRMELLILDALNWRMRSVTPFSFICFFISLFELKDPPLTQALKDRASNIIFQAHEINLLEFKPSVLAASALLLASHELSPLQFPSVETSILSCEYVNKESLLKCFNATQDMVVNQISESIVDTVSSSSTRTPLSVLDCHCTKAESESTTSTMAATAMAEKREIKRRKLNDFCSESTRVQISQIQPFG
- the LOC18596985 gene encoding putative cyclin-D6-1 isoform X2, with product MEYFDLEDPFTSLKEHQSDTISALFSSESDHMPSQNYLQCLKTSDFYVSFRQEAISLILQLVLVGQAQYSCNLDPYTPYLAVNYMDRFISRQDIPQGNPWVLRLLVIACISLAAKMKEIHFSSSNFQREEGFIFDAPAIQRMELLILDALNWRMRSVTPFSFICFFISLFELKDPPLTQALKDRASNIIFQAHEINLLEFKPSVLAASALLLASHELSPLQFPSVETSILSCEYVNKESLLKCFNATQDMVVNQISESIVDTVSSSSTRTPLSVLDCHCTKAESESTTSTMAATAMAEKREIKRRKLNDFCSESTRVQISQIQPFG